Proteins co-encoded in one Macrobrachium rosenbergii isolate ZJJX-2024 chromosome 54, ASM4041242v1, whole genome shotgun sequence genomic window:
- the QIL1 gene encoding MICOS complex subunit MIC13, whose product MNKVLKAAWFATKVGIGGGVVYITIDQGIWGNSRQSSAVYDRLYDIMPGTKKVSEKYLLLPKPDDVNVNFRSYWNSGVFYTFDFVANVPQKIGNVKNMVVGFVSSSAQSSSPADTPKPEATSKTEETPAEEKSLEPAAPAETVALPPDVSPSEEKAE is encoded by the exons ATGAATAAAGTTCTAAAAGCAGCATG gtTTGCCACCAAAGTAGGCATTGGTGGCGGAGTAGTGTACATCACAATCGACCAAGGGATATGGGGTAATAGTCGCCAGTCTTCCGCTGTATATGATAGGTTGTATGACATCATGCCAGGAACGAAGAAAGTATCGGAAAAG taCTTATTGCTGCCGAAACCAGATGACGTCAACGTAAACTTCAGAAGTTACTGGAACAGTGGCGTGTTTTACACATTTGACTTTGTTGCTAATGTCCCACAGAAAATTGGTAATGTGAAGAATATGGTTGTAGGTTTTGTTTCTTCTAGTGCACAATCTAGTTCCCCAGCTGACACCCCTAAACCAGAGGCCACTTCTAAAACCGAAGAGACCCCTGCAGAAGAAAAGAGTTTGGAACCTGCTGCTCCTGCAGAAACTGTTGCCCTTCCTCCAGATGTATCACCATCTGAAGAGAAGGCTGAGTGA